In Carya illinoinensis cultivar Pawnee chromosome 7, C.illinoinensisPawnee_v1, whole genome shotgun sequence, the following are encoded in one genomic region:
- the LOC122316306 gene encoding uncharacterized protein LOC122316306, whose amino-acid sequence MWHLHVIPVAKNFLWRACIDGLLTRVKIFQRKIINDDSYPIYLSQTETIEHALWSCPSVQDVWYNNKMRFQKANLSSHTFTNLVETLIEELEDEEMISFSLIARKIWKRMNELVFKQNFKHLNSLIQKVKQLKQDLIQLHQLANSILRDQSTPPQWIAPPRGKLRVNWNATLDKTHCKAGFGIVIRTVKARPHEPWERRPELKKVPSGSQGRVPDPCKSEIIINIEMRRCRRTRKTIIEKKGKICHQATLSETHATLND is encoded by the exons ATGTGGCATCTCCATGTTATCCCTGTTGCCAAAAACTTCCTATGGAGGGCATGCATCGATGGTCTTCTCACAAGAGTTAAGATATTCCAGAGGAAGATCATCAATGATGATTCGTACCCAATCTATCTATCTCAGACAGAAACAATTGAACACGCTCTATGGTCCTGCCCCTCAGTCCAAGATGTTTGGTATaacaataaaatgagatttcaAAAAGCAAACCTGTCATCCCATACTTTCACCAACCTTGTGGAAACTCTCATTGAGGAacttgaagatgaagaaatgaTATCCTTTTCCTTAATAGCAAGGaaaatatggaagaggatgaaCGAACTTGTTTTTAAACAAAACTTCAAGCACCTCAATTCTCTTATTCAGAAAGTAAAGCAACTAAAGCAGGATCTCATCCAACTTCACCAGCTTGCAAACTCCATTCTAAGAGACCAAAGTACACCCCCTCAATGGATAGCTCCCCCCCGAGGCAAACTTAGAGTCAACTGGAATGCTACACTCGATAAGACTCATTGCAAAGCTGGATTTGGTATTGTTATCAGGACAGTGAAAGCCAG GCCCCATGAGCCATGGGAACGTCGGCCCGAGCTCAAAAAGGTCCCTTCTGGTAGCCAAGGGCGGGTCCCAGACCCATGCAAGTCAGAGATAATCATTAACATTGAGATGAGACGTTGCAGAAGGACGCGTAAAACCATAATTGAGAAAAAGGGGAAGATATGCCACCAGGCAACTCTGTCAGAGACtcacgccacattaaatgaTTGA